In a single window of the Porites lutea chromosome 14, jaPorLute2.1, whole genome shotgun sequence genome:
- the LOC140924963 gene encoding uncharacterized protein, with protein sequence MTILLNLLVMIAVKTKVRLQSMSNIALACLASTDLMVGLVGQPLLIAVTIKLLKTTAEACSLQTAVKFFAHFFMLASFIHLFLITMDRCIAITRPYVYIQAVTKARVLIGTALAWTLTVIIHIVFFIDHGLFEVINSVLVSAFIAIILLCNAIVYREARRHEKQIASQQVDAATRENFLFQKRAFKLTLTIIAFVIISFLPMVIFRISIECLKDIVTLGTLWAIRAAASSLAVLNSFVNPLIYYLRLRQFRVALIELLMRKNRNEAEEFERKIFGSNVVAHRELIQRREGGEP encoded by the coding sequence ATGACCATTTTGTTGAATCTGTTGGTGATGATCGCAGTGAAGACTAAAGTCCGTCTCCAGAGCATGTCTAACATTGCATTAGCCTGCCTAGCCTCGACGGACTTGATGGTCGGATTAGTGGGCCAGCCTCTCCTTATTGCTGTGACGATCAAACTCTTAAAGACCACAGCCGAAGCATGCTCTCTACAGACTGCCGTCAAATTTTTCGCTCACTTTTTCATGTTGGCTTCCTTTATTCATCTGTTCCTGATAACTATGGATCGGTGTATTGCTATCACGCGTCCCTATGTCTACATTCAAGCCGTTACCAAGGCCCGTGTACTGATTGGCACGGCTCTTGCATGGACACTGACTGTAATCATTCACATCGTGTTCTTCATCGACCATGGATTGTTTGAAGTTATTAACAGTGTGCTTGTATCTGCATTTATTGCGATCATCCTTCTTTGTAATGCGATAGTCTATCGTGAGGCTCGCCGacatgaaaaacaaatagccTCCCAGCAAGTCGATGCTGCGACAAGAgaaaactttttatttcaaaagcgAGCCTTTAAATTAACACTGACGATCATTGCATTTGTAATTATCAGTTTCTTGCCTATGGTTATTTTTAGGATTAGTATAGAGTGCCTGAAAGACATCGTAACCTTAGGAACGTTATGGGCCATACGTGCGGCTGCAAGTAGCTTAGCGGTGTTGAACTCTTTTGTTAATCCTTTGATTTATTATTTAAGGTTAAGACAGTTTCGAGTCGCGTTGATCGAATTACTGATGAGGAAAAATCGCAATGAAGCTGAAGAATTTGAAAGGAAGATATTTGGATCAAACGTTGTGGCCCATCGTGAATTAATTCAGAGGAGAGAGGGAGGGGAGCCGTAG
- the LOC140924856 gene encoding uncharacterized protein: MRLLTHNMLTSHVKGVRNGYPLGIEVVNVVVNEVDFNPEFISRMIAKVEWSALLKAAEQVGRSEGLPSEVIPDYEKDEEFLKKVHHVLLEVEVDEGSLVCPESGRKFPIKNGIPNMLLNEDEV; encoded by the exons atgcGGCTTTTGACGCATAATATGTTAACATCGCACGTCAAGGGTGTGAGGAATGGCTATCCTTTGGGTATAGAG gtTGTTAATGTTGTTGTAAATGAAGTAGACTTCAACCCAGAGTTTATTTCCCGTATGATTGCTAAAGTAGAATGGAGTGCTCTTCTGAAAGCAGCTGAGCAG GTAGGAAGGTCTGAAGGACTGCCCAGTGAAGTTATCCCAGACTATGAAAAGGATGAAGAGTTCTTAAAGAAGGTCCACCATGTTTTACTTGAG GTTGAAGTTGATGAAGGGTCACTGGTCTGCCCTGAGTCCGGAAGAAAATTTCCAATCAAGAATGGAATTCCCAACATGCTGTTGAATGAAGATGAagtttaa
- the LOC140924822 gene encoding uncharacterized protein — MGHPLKSAAHCVQGTMQSVVDHSKGLLQSREVNGGYRKLSTAQPFSSQSINRGQMQMCLSTAVASYNIGSQVANPWHLPYINENVRVTMPFTSTQTRSENQFLSVTASDSGHNIPTSLSTCTSSVNSHLRLPEHYHTSSYTTTVPELQPRNMSSATLLPRRATQPLARAPVITDTSLGVLETFSQEAQPRSNHNSSVQFKHSYCREWIGQSRSNVVTHFDQEVPVVKESDSGHADNQTEVTAIPDFQTGRVDAKKFPPRYYELSSLEIGTWKYQRRSQAVSRLKVIFSQRKFVYEFPLHSSDVTAQENQPNSENSKYMACIEVPFMTVVGINITRILPTEVVIEVNTVPTMWLGKEIMQHRPRGVVTKHQYNTLNSVDLTNGQLTNVPYHKLTVSSATIATHLMKFDPKFSALLRIPVVINTNKPPPKPIKEFQIFSSTKRKRTHKDSDSSPDHLQSSTSPLPLSHCSCSAGCSTKRCSCVRENIKCQDCRCGAPCKNPLNIMAEFGVDVDKATSDICLMQKLPKIFDLRAHLRERSVQTPCCDSPIPLKTCCGVVVECPECETEYRYSWCTGSFCDEENRPRNHCEVCQSCRDYRDQHCSRCNKCYFAGSCGDFPCPCNVKYGRNTMKFL; from the exons ATGGGTCATCCATTGAAATCTGCTGCTCATTGTGTTCAAGGTACCATGCAGTCAGTGGTAGATCATTCTAAAGGACTATTGCAAAGTAGAGAGGTCAATGGTGGATACAGAAAACTATCCACTGCTCAACCTTTTAGCTCACAG TCAATAAACAGAGGCCAGATGCAGATGTGTTTGTCAACTGCGGTAGCATCATACAATATTGGGAGTCAAGTTGCCAATCCTTGGCATCTTCCTTATATCAATGAAAATGTTAGAGTGACTATGCCCTTTACCTCTACACAAACACGGAGTGAGAACCAATTTTTGTCAGTAACAGCAAGTGATTCTGGCCATAATATCCCCACTTCACTGTCTACATGTACATCATCAGTGAATAGTCACCTGAGACTTCCTGAACATTATCACACATCATCCTACACTACAACAGTGCCAGAACTGCAACCAAGAAACATGTCCAGCGCAACTCTTCTTCCTAGACGTGCAACACAACCTCTAGCGAGGGCTCCTGTTATCACAGATACCTCACTGGGAGTACTTGAGACATTTTCACAGGAAGCCCAACCCAGGAGCAACCATAATTCCAGTGTTCAATTTAAACATTCGTATTGCAGGGAATGGATTGGACAATCCAGAAGTAATGTGGTTACTCATTTTGATCAAGAGGTTCCAGTCGTGAAGGAAAGTGACTCTGGACATGCTGATAACCAAACAGAAGTTACCGCCATCCCAGATTTTCAAACTGGAAGAGTCGATGCCAAGAAGTTTCCTCCTCGTTATTATGAACTGAGCTCTCTTGAGATAGGAACATGGAAG TATCAGCGCAGGAGTCAAGCTGTGTCAAGGCTCAAAGTCATATTCAGTCAGAG GAAATTTGTGTACGAGTTCCCATTGCATAGCAGTGATGTCACTGCACAGGAAAACCAACCAAACTCAGAGAACAGCAAATACATGGCCTGTATAGAAGTCCCTTTCATGACAGTAGTTGgtataaacataacaagaaTACTTCCAACTGAAGTCGTCATAGAAGTCAACACTGTCCCCACCATGTGGCTGGGAAAAGAGATAATGCAGCACAGACCACGTGGAGTCGTTACCAAGCATCAGTACAATACGTTAAACTCAGTGGATTTGACAAATGGCCAGTTGACAAATGTTCCATATCACAAG TTAACAGTGTCATCAGCAACTATTGCGACTCATCTCATGAAATTTGACCCCAAGTTTTCTGCTCTTTTGAGAATTCCTGTGGTGATCAACACCAATAAGCCACCTCCAAAACCAATCAAGGAATTTCAGATTTTCAGTTCTACAAAGCGAAAAAGGACACACAAAG ATTCAGATTCAAGTCCTGATCACTTACAGTCATCAACTAGTCCACTGCCGTTGAGTCACTGCTCCTGTTCTGCTGGTTGCTCGACTAAACGCTGTTCCTGTGTTAGGGAAAACATCAAGTGTCAGGACTGTAGATGTGGTGCCCCATGTAAAAACCCACTGAATATCATGGCGGAGTTTGGAGTGGACGTGGACAAAGCAACAAGCGACATCTGTCTCATGCAGAAATTGCCCAAG ATTTTTGATTTGCGTGCACATTTGCGTGAAAGATCAGTACAAACCCCGTGCTGTGATAGTCCCATTCCACTAAAGACCTGCTGTGGTGTCGTAGTCGAGTGTCCAGAGTGTGAGACTGAGTATCGCTACTCCTGGTGTACAGGCAGTTTTTGTGATGAAGAGAATCGGCCTCGAAACCACTGTGAAGTCTGCCAATCATGCAGAGACTATAGGGACCAGCATTGCTCT CGATGTAACAAGTGCTACTTTGCTGGATCCTGTGGCGATTTCCCATGTCCCTGTAATGTCAAGTATGGGAGAAACACAATGAAGTTTCTCTAG